In a single window of the Zea mays cultivar B73 chromosome 5, Zm-B73-REFERENCE-NAM-5.0, whole genome shotgun sequence genome:
- the LOC100282562 gene encoding ribosome biogenesis protein NEP1 — protein MGRPYAVKGRKKKRKLEEAAAASDAAPPVEEAEELPPPEVRSGEEKSSEEDEAAAGEEEHAAADGLPILPRTVDGKRRPGAIFVLERACLEVGKVGKTMQILNSDDHANYLRKQNRNPADYRPDIIHQALLAIFDSPLTKAGRLQAVYVRTEKGVLFEIKPHVRMPRTFKRFCGLMSQLLQKLSITAVGKREKLLNVVKNPVTRYLPVGARKIGLSFSAEKSVNLFDYVAKSNDDEPLVFVVGAMAHGKIDKEYTDDYIQICNYPLSAACCLNRICSALEQKWNIQ, from the exons ATGGGGCGGCCTTACGCGGTGAAGGGGCGGAAGAAGAAGCGCAAGctcgaggaggcggcggcggcctcgGACGCTGCCCCGCCCGTCGAAGAAGCGGAGGAGCTGCCACCGCCAGAGGTGAGAAGCGGCGAGGAAAAGAGCAGCGAGGAGGATGAGGCAGCagcgggggaggaggagcacgcgGCGGCGGACGGGCTCCCAATCCTACCCAGGACGGTTGATGGGAAGCGGCGACCCGGCGCCATCTTCGTACTCGAGAGGGCCTGCCTCGAGGTCGGCAAAGTCGGCAAG ACTATGCAAATTTTGAACTCTGATGATCATGCGAATTATTTGAGGAAGCAGAATCGCAATCCTGCAGATTATAGGCCTGATATCATTCATCAG GCTCTACTAGCAATATTTGATAGCCCTCTAACTAAGGCTGGAAGGTTACAGGCTGTTTATGTGAGAACTGAAAAGGGCGTATTGTTTGAAATCAAACCTCATGTCCGCATGCCAAGAACCTTTAAACGTTTCTGTGGTTTAATGT CACAATTGTTGCAAAAACTGAGCATTACGGCAGTTGGAAAGCGTGAGAAGCTTCTCAACGTTGTTAAAAATCCTGTCACTCGTTATCTACCTGTTGGTGCACGTAAGATTG GCCTTTCATTTAGTGCTGAGAAGTCAGTCAACTTGTTTGACTATGTTGCCAAATCCAATGACGACGAACCTCTTGTGTTTGTG GTTGGTGCCATGGCCCATGGAAAGATCGACAAGGAATATACAGATGATTACATACAAA TTTGCAACTACCCTCTCAGTGCTGCCTGCTGTTTAAATCGGATATGCAGTGCCCTGGAGCAGAAGTGGAACATCCAATGA